Proteins co-encoded in one Candidatus Methylomirabilis sp. genomic window:
- the cbbX gene encoding CbbX protein has translation MSDANVEQIPEEHTPSQLSDDTPVDLDTVFRDSQIQEILDKLNRELVGLKPIKTRIREIAALLLVDRVRKSLGLMSGPPSLHMCFTGNPGTGKTTVAMRMAEILHRLGYIRKCTLAAVTRDDLVGQYIGHTAPKTKEVLKRAMGGVLFIDEAYYLYRSENERDYGQESIEILLQVMENQREDLVVILAGYKDRMETFFQGNPGMSSRIAHHLDFPNYTAEELIAIAKLMLEKQQYRFSPEAEKVFYQYLLKRMQMPNFANARSVRNALDRARLRQANRLFAQHKDTLTKKDLVTIEAEDILVSRVFRDNQPDSSQHTDRE, from the coding sequence ATGAGTGACGCGAACGTCGAACAGATCCCCGAAGAGCATACCCCGTCTCAACTCTCTGACGATACGCCGGTAGATCTTGATACTGTCTTTCGCGATTCTCAGATTCAGGAGATCCTTGATAAGCTTAACCGGGAACTGGTCGGCCTGAAGCCGATTAAGACGCGGATTCGGGAAATCGCAGCCTTACTGCTGGTCGACAGGGTGCGGAAAAGCCTGGGGCTGATGTCAGGCCCGCCCAGCCTCCATATGTGCTTTACCGGCAATCCCGGTACCGGGAAGACCACCGTCGCGATGCGGATGGCCGAGATTCTGCACCGCCTGGGTTACATCCGTAAATGCACCTTGGCGGCGGTCACGCGGGACGATCTCGTGGGCCAGTACATCGGGCATACTGCGCCGAAGACCAAAGAGGTCTTGAAAAGAGCGATGGGCGGCGTGTTGTTTATCGACGAAGCCTATTATCTCTACCGTTCGGAGAATGAGCGCGATTACGGCCAGGAGTCGATCGAGATCCTGCTTCAGGTTATGGAGAATCAGCGGGAGGACCTCGTGGTCATCCTGGCCGGTTACAAGGACCGTATGGAAACGTTCTTCCAGGGCAATCCGGGGATGTCCTCCCGTATCGCACATCACCTGGATTTTCCGAACTACACGGCGGAAGAACTGATCGCAATCGCCAAGCTGATGTTGGAAAAGCAGCAATACCGTTTCAGCCCTGAGGCCGAGAAGGTCTTTTATCAATACCTCCTCAAGCGCATGCAGATGCCCAACTTCGCCAATGCCCGTAGTGTGCGGAATGCCCTTGATCGGGCTCGCCTGCGCCAGGCCAACCGCCTGTTCGCTCAGCACAAAGATACGCTGACGAAAAAGGATCTGGTCACGATTGAGGCCGAAGATATTCTCGTCAGTCGTGTATTCAGGGATAATCAGCCGGATTCCAGTCAGCATACAGATCGAGAGTAG